In bacterium, the DNA window CGGCGGTAGACCTGGACCCAACACATGTGTCAGCAGCGGCGCTCCCACCACAACTCCTGCAGCGACCGCGATAACAATGCCCAGGTAGCCGGACCCCACGGACCGCATGGTCCGCCATCCGGCGGCACGGTCCTTCTGCCACAGATCCGTCAGCACGGGCACGAAAGCAGTGGAAAACGTCCCCCCAATCATGGAGACGAGTACCATGGGGAGCGTCAGCGCGATGTAGAACGCGTCGGTGATGGGGCCGGCCCCAAAGACGAACGCGACGACTTGATCCCGAGCGAACCCCAGCAACTTAACGCCGGCGGTCAGCACGATGAGGAGAAATGAAGTCCTGACGAGGACTCGGCCGTTCACCTCATGGCCTCCGGTGCTCGGGCTCGACCCGGGGGGGAAGGGTCAGACTGTACCACGTGCCTCGTGTGTGCATTCGTGCCCCGGAATCCGTCTCCTGCCGCAAAGCGCGGCCGCGCGATGCGCACGGGCGCGTTCTATCATCGCGTTAAGGGGTTCGACAGTCTGCAGGAAACTCTGCGGGCTTCAAGAAGCATACGCTGAGCTTCGGTGAGCCTCTTCGAGGACCTCCCGGACGTGGAACTCACAGGCGAACCATCGATCCCTTT includes these proteins:
- a CDS encoding lipid II flippase MurJ is translated as MNGRVLVRTSFLLIVLTAGVKLLGFARDQVVAFVFGAGPITDAFYIALTLPMVLVSMIGGTFSTAFVPVLTDLWQKDRAAGWRTMRSVGSGYLGIVIAVAAGVVVGAPLLTHVLGPGLPP